The Myxocyprinus asiaticus isolate MX2 ecotype Aquarium Trade chromosome 31, UBuf_Myxa_2, whole genome shotgun sequence genome has a segment encoding these proteins:
- the ppm1da gene encoding protein phosphatase, Mg2+/Mn2+ dependent, 1Da isoform X1, with protein sequence MDEIFSCRASIYYDQGGRKYMEDLMTMKQEDEPSEDELNAAERGEVAAASKNLPAGKNPDASIQDSIPGSITVTYVQDDNAGSALRQASMPSARPYKDIRRPRDVALFAVFDGHGGSDAARFARDHLWDHIKRQRGFWSKDDDEVCAALRRGFISCHHAMWKKLPEWPKTATGLPSTSGTTASIVVIRRDRMYVAHVGDSAVVLGVQDDPSDEFIRAVEITQDHKPDLPKERERIEGLGGSVIKKSGVNRVVWKRPRLTHNGPVRRSTVFDQIPFLAVARALGDLWSYDFFSGEFVVSPEPDTAVIKLDLKQHRYVIVGSDGLWNMVSAQEAVSICQNNDKAKAKNQKENVSNAVLLVNHALLRWRQRMLRADNTSAIVICLEPFRTSSESLLPYEVVYNQQGPKCDSIPKSCPDSVSSQIPLQDAPSPASELKPTPEQQNGSCETRSCGISESSPDSLTNSEDLPCKDLRNNSLDNEANCDQVPTGKRVLDDSSTPVGKKPRRSLSHSPYKESSSISPRKQNKQPLPRSSGKGQKQSENVQALLQQHGNTTVCVC encoded by the exons ATGGATGAGATATTTTCATGCCGAGCAAGTATTTATTACGACCAAGGCGGCAGGAAATACATGGAGGACTTGATGACGATGAAGCAGGAGGATGAGCCAAGCGAAGATGAACTGAACGCCGCCGAACGTGGCGAGGTCGCGGCTGCATCAAAAAACCTTCCCGCGGGGAAAAACCCTGACGCTTCGATTCAAGACTCCATCCCTGGATCTATAACGGTTACATATGTCCAGGACGATAATGCTGGCTCAGCTCTTCGGCAGGCGTCCATGCCCTCGGCCCGCCCGTACAAAGACATCCGTCGGCCGCGGGATGTGGCTCTGTTCGCCGTGTTCGACGGCCACGGGGGTTCGGACGCGGCGCGCTTCGCTCGCGACCATCTGTGGGATCACATCAAAAGACAAAGAGGCTTTTGGTCAAAGGACGACGACGAGGTGTGCGCGGCTTTGCGAAGGGGTTTTATCTCTTGTCACCATGCCATGTGGAAAAAATTAC CTGAATGGCCGAAGACCGCTACAGGACTTCCCAGCACGTCAGGCACAACTGCTAGTATTGTGGTGATCCGACGTGACCGTATGTATGTGGCCCATGTTGGGGACTCTGCTGTGGTGTTGGGGGTGCAGGATGATCCCTCTGACGAGTTCATCCGAGCAGTGGAAATTACACAGGATCATAAACCTGACCTCCCAAAGGAAAGGGAGAGAATAGAGGGACTGGGTGGCAG TGTAATTAAAAAGTCTGGAGTCAATAGGGTGGTGTGGAAGAGACCCAGACTCACCCACAATGGACCAGTAAGGAGGAGTACCGTATTTGATCAGATCCCTTTCCTTGCTGTGGCCCGAGCTCTTG GTGATCTCTGGAGTTACGACTTCTTCAGTGGAGAATTTGTAGTTTCACCAGAGCCTGATACTGCGGTTATCAAGCTGGATTTGAAGCAGCACCGATATGTCATCGTAGGCAGTGATGGGTTATGGAACATGGTGTCAGCACAGGAGGCTGTGTCTATTTGTCAGAACAATGACAAGGCCAAG GCAAAGAACCAAAAGGAAAACGTTTCTAACGCTGTTCTGCTGGTGAACCATGCCTTACTGAGATGGCGTCAACGCATGCTCCGGGCTGATAATACCAGCGCCATTGTTATCTGTTTGGAGCCATTTAGGACATCTTCAGAGAGCTTGCTACCTTATGAGGTTGTGTATAATCAACAGGGACCAAAGTGTGACTCCATTCCTAAATCTTGCCCTGACTCTGTGTCATCTCAG ATTCCACTGCAAGATGCACCCTCACCTGCAAGTGAACTTAAGCCAACCCCAGAGCAGCAAAACGGCAGCTGTGAGACAAGGAGTTGTGGAATATCCGAATCATCTCCTGATAGCCTTACAAACTCTGAAGACCTGCCTTGCAAAGACCTCAGGAATAACTCATTGGATAATGAGGCCAATTGTGACCAAGTGCCTACAGGCAAACGGGTGCTAGACGATTCCTCCACACCTGTAGGGAAGAAGCCTCGTCGTAGTTTGTCCCATTCCCCTTATAAAGAGTCCTCATCTATATCCCCACGAAAACAGAACAAGCAGCCCTTGCCGAGGAGCAGCGGCAAGGGACAGAAACAGTCTGAAAATGTCCAAGCTCTGCTTCAGCAGCATGGAAAtactactgtatgtgtttgttga
- the ppm1da gene encoding protein phosphatase, Mg2+/Mn2+ dependent, 1Da isoform X2 — translation MDEIFSCRASIYYDQGGRKYMEDLMTMKQEDEPSEDELNAAERGEVAAASKNLPAGKNPDASIQDSIPGSITVTYVQDDNAGSALRQASMPSARPYKDIRRPRDVALFAVFDGHGGSDAARFARDHLWDHIKRQRGFWSKDDDEVCAALRRGFISCHHAMWKKLPEWPKTATGLPSTSGTTASIVVIRRDRMYVAHVGDSAVVLGVQDDPSDEFIRAVEITQDHKPDLPKERERIEGLGGSVIKKSGVNRVVWKRPRLTHNGPVRRSTVFDQIPFLAVARALGDLWSYDFFSGEFVVSPEPDTAVIKLDLKQHRYVIVGSDGLWNMVSAQEAVSICQNNDKAKAKNQKENVSNAVLLVNHALLRWRQRMLRADNTSAIVICLEPFRTSSESLLPYEIPLQDAPSPASELKPTPEQQNGSCETRSCGISESSPDSLTNSEDLPCKDLRNNSLDNEANCDQVPTGKRVLDDSSTPVGKKPRRSLSHSPYKESSSISPRKQNKQPLPRSSGKGQKQSENVQALLQQHGNTTVCVC, via the exons ATGGATGAGATATTTTCATGCCGAGCAAGTATTTATTACGACCAAGGCGGCAGGAAATACATGGAGGACTTGATGACGATGAAGCAGGAGGATGAGCCAAGCGAAGATGAACTGAACGCCGCCGAACGTGGCGAGGTCGCGGCTGCATCAAAAAACCTTCCCGCGGGGAAAAACCCTGACGCTTCGATTCAAGACTCCATCCCTGGATCTATAACGGTTACATATGTCCAGGACGATAATGCTGGCTCAGCTCTTCGGCAGGCGTCCATGCCCTCGGCCCGCCCGTACAAAGACATCCGTCGGCCGCGGGATGTGGCTCTGTTCGCCGTGTTCGACGGCCACGGGGGTTCGGACGCGGCGCGCTTCGCTCGCGACCATCTGTGGGATCACATCAAAAGACAAAGAGGCTTTTGGTCAAAGGACGACGACGAGGTGTGCGCGGCTTTGCGAAGGGGTTTTATCTCTTGTCACCATGCCATGTGGAAAAAATTAC CTGAATGGCCGAAGACCGCTACAGGACTTCCCAGCACGTCAGGCACAACTGCTAGTATTGTGGTGATCCGACGTGACCGTATGTATGTGGCCCATGTTGGGGACTCTGCTGTGGTGTTGGGGGTGCAGGATGATCCCTCTGACGAGTTCATCCGAGCAGTGGAAATTACACAGGATCATAAACCTGACCTCCCAAAGGAAAGGGAGAGAATAGAGGGACTGGGTGGCAG TGTAATTAAAAAGTCTGGAGTCAATAGGGTGGTGTGGAAGAGACCCAGACTCACCCACAATGGACCAGTAAGGAGGAGTACCGTATTTGATCAGATCCCTTTCCTTGCTGTGGCCCGAGCTCTTG GTGATCTCTGGAGTTACGACTTCTTCAGTGGAGAATTTGTAGTTTCACCAGAGCCTGATACTGCGGTTATCAAGCTGGATTTGAAGCAGCACCGATATGTCATCGTAGGCAGTGATGGGTTATGGAACATGGTGTCAGCACAGGAGGCTGTGTCTATTTGTCAGAACAATGACAAGGCCAAG GCAAAGAACCAAAAGGAAAACGTTTCTAACGCTGTTCTGCTGGTGAACCATGCCTTACTGAGATGGCGTCAACGCATGCTCCGGGCTGATAATACCAGCGCCATTGTTATCTGTTTGGAGCCATTTAGGACATCTTCAGAGAGCTTGCTACCTTATGAG ATTCCACTGCAAGATGCACCCTCACCTGCAAGTGAACTTAAGCCAACCCCAGAGCAGCAAAACGGCAGCTGTGAGACAAGGAGTTGTGGAATATCCGAATCATCTCCTGATAGCCTTACAAACTCTGAAGACCTGCCTTGCAAAGACCTCAGGAATAACTCATTGGATAATGAGGCCAATTGTGACCAAGTGCCTACAGGCAAACGGGTGCTAGACGATTCCTCCACACCTGTAGGGAAGAAGCCTCGTCGTAGTTTGTCCCATTCCCCTTATAAAGAGTCCTCATCTATATCCCCACGAAAACAGAACAAGCAGCCCTTGCCGAGGAGCAGCGGCAAGGGACAGAAACAGTCTGAAAATGTCCAAGCTCTGCTTCAGCAGCATGGAAAtactactgtatgtgtttgttga